Genomic DNA from Marinobacter sp. MDS2:
GCTCGGTGTGATAAACCATCTTAATGGCTTTGCTGCCCAGATTACGACGCAGCACCGCAGGGCGATTGGCGGCCAGTGTGGGCTTGTGGACATAAAACTCGTCAGGGTTTACGGCGCCCTGCACCACGGTTTCACCCAAGCCGTAGGAAGAAGTGATGAATACAACGTCGCGGAAACCAGATTCGGTATCCAGCGTGAACATCACGCCACTGGAGGCGGTTTCACTGCGCACCATTTTCTGAATGCCGGCAGACAGTGCAACCAGCTTGTGATCAAAACCGTGGTGAACCCGGTACGAAATGGCGCGGTCGTTGAACAAAGAGGCGAACACTTCTTTAACAGAGGTGCGTACCTGCTCAAGGCCAACCACGTTCAGGAAAGTTTCCTGCTGGCCTGCAAACGAAGCGTCCGGCAAATCTTCAGCGGTTGCGGAGGAACGCACGGCCACAGCCATGGCATCGTTTCCGGCGCGAAGATTTTCGTAGGCTTCTTTCAGAGCGTTTTCAAGCGGCTCGGGGAAATCGGTATCAATAACCCATTGACGAATCTGTGAGCCAACCCGGGCCAACTCATTTACGTCGTTTACATCCAGCGCATCCAGAGCCTGATCGATACGATCTTTCAGCCCGTCTGTCGCCAGAAACTCTCGGTATGCATGTGCTGTAGTGGCAAAACCGCCTGGAACGGTAACACCTGCATTGGCCAGATTACTGATCATTTCACCGAGGGACGCGTTTTTACCCCCTACACGGTCAACATCGGACATTCCTAGGTGGTCAAACCAGATAATGTAATCTTCCAAAGCGTGGTCTCCCTTGTATCTTGAGTGGCGCGGAGTCTCGAAACTGGCGAGTATAATACTGTAAGCTGCGGAAATTACCTAGAGAACCGCCTTAAAACCTGAGTGGATGAAACCATGAAAAGAACTGCTTTTTTTATCTCGGACGGCACCGGCCTGACCGCGGAAGCACTGGGACACGCGCTCTTGGCCCAGTTTGAAAAGATTGAATTCGAACGCATTACCGTGCCGTATATCGACGATGAAGAAAAGGCACGGGAAATGGTTAAACGCATCAACACCGCCGCTGAAATCGATGGCGAGCGACCTCTGGTGTTCGACACCATCGTCAACACTGCTATTCGGGAGATCGTCAGCGACGCCAAAGGTTTCATGGTTGATATTTTTGGCACCTTCCTGAACCCACTGGAACGCGAGCTGAATTCATCGTCCTCTTATTCGGTCGGTAAATCTCACGCCATCAACAACGTCAGCAGCTATGAGCGTCGGATTCACGCGGTTAATTTTGCGTTGGATAACGACGACGGCGCCAGAACACGGCACTACGATGAAGCCGATTTGATCCTGATTGGCGCATCCCGCAGTGGTAAAACCCCTACTTGCCTGTATCTGGCCCTGCAATACGGCATCAAAGCGGCAAACTACCCGATCACCGAAGAAGACCTGGACGATCAGAAAATGCCAAGCGCTTTGCGATCTCACAAACAAAAACTGTTTGGCCTGACCATTCAGCCGGAACGCCTGGCCACCATCCGCAACGAACGCCGGCCTAATTCCCGCTATTCCTCCATGCAGCAATGCATGCACGAAGTGGAGGAAATCGAGCTGATGTACAAACGGGAGCGCATTCCCTATCTGAACACCACGGCCTACTCGGTTGAAGAAATCTCCACAAGGATCATGGTGTCAACCGGGCTCAAGCGTCATCGGTAAACCGCCCAACAAAAAAGGGTGGGCGACGCTCGTCCCCCACCCTCTCTTTACTTCGCACTTCAGATTTACAGCTCCTGAATACTCAGGCCCAGCTGTTCCGCCACGCCTCGATTATCCGGGCTGGTGATGACCGCCACACTGGCATCTTCCGGCTTCAGCCAGGTATCGGCTACCCGGCGCATTTCATCCAGCGTTACGTTCAACACCCGCTCGCGGAACCGGGCGCGCTGCTCGGGGGTACGACCAAACAGATTGTTGTGGAACGCATGTCGCGCCGCTCCAGCCGGAGAGTGCGGGCGATCCAGCTGACCAATCACGCCCAAAATGGCCTCTTCCAAGGCCTGATGCTCGTGGGTTTCCGTACACAGCCAGTTCAGCGCCGCGTCGAAATCATCCAGGGTTTCCGCAAAACGCGGGTCACGGTACGAGAAGAAGCGGAACACGCCGTTCACGCTGTCCTGCCCTGCACCACCGCCGTAAGCACCGCCTTTTTCGCGAATCGCCCGATGCAGGTATCCGTTTCGCAGGAACCCGCCCACTACCGTCAAGGCGGCGGCATCCGGGTGATCAACCGCCACCGTCGCATAGGCTTTTGCACAGAAGTTCACCTGGGTCGAGGTCAGCCAGGCTTCTTTGGTTTTGTAGCTCACCGGTTTCATAGACCAGTCGCCCTCAACCTGAGCATTCCCGCCCTGCCAGCAGGTTTTCACGCTGTCCAGCATGGGTGCCAGCTGCGCCTCTTCACCGATCAGCAGGAATTGGCGCCCCTGCTTGCGAATCTTTTCGTGCAGAGCTGCAAGACTGTCACAGAACTGCGCCAACGCGGATTCGTCATTCAACGACTTATCGAGCTCTTTGGTGCCTCGAATACCCGCAAGACCGCCCAACCGGAAACTCAACCAGGAACCCGAGCTCAAACCCTGAGCCGCCGCCCCCATAGCCAGGCCGTGGCCACTTCCAGTGACAGCCTGTTCCCGGCGCGCACGCACCTGAGCAATGATCTCCCGAACGCGTTCTTTCTCGTCAAACCGCGCACCGCTGTATACATCTTTGAGCAGCTGAGTCAGCTCGCCACTGTTGCGGGCCAGTGCCTTACCGCTAAAAATCAGATAGCCGGACATGGCCTGTACATCGTCAATCTGGCCCTTGGCGAGGAACGAGGCGCCAATGCCCCCGGATTCCGCTGAAATACGATCCTGCATTTGCAGATAATCCAGCTCCCCACAACCGACTTCCGAAATCAGCGTCGTGTAGTAAGGCAACAGCAACAGCTCTTCTTCACTCAACGCCGGCACAGGCAACACAATTTGCTGGTAAACCAACCCGTTGGTGCCGCGGGCATACAGAGTGGCTCCGGTTTCGGGATCGTACTTGCCTTCCGGCTCCGGCATCTGCAGGGGCACATCAGACAAGCCCACCTTGGGCAAAATTGAATCATCGTCTTTTCGAAGCTGCCGCTCTTCCAACGCCTTGGCACGCTCCACAATCAGCTTCACTTCATCGTCGGTGAGGCTGGCCTTGCGCTTAGCCAGCGATTCTCTCAACGCAATCTGATGGGCACCTTCCAGCTTTTCGTCCGGACGCAGGGTCAAAGTAACCCGGTGCGGATTTTCCAAAAGCTTGCGGCGTATCAGGCTTGGCACATATTCGGGATCTTTGATTTTTTCACGCAGTGTTGCCAGTACCGGCTCAAGGTCGAGCAATTCAACCGGATCGCCACCGTGAACCATCGGCGAAATGGCCTGCATGATCAGCTGCAATCCGTAAGGGAAGCCATCGCCGGCAATTTCCCGCTGGTGCAATTCCAGCTGGTGGAGAATGGCTTCGAGCCGTTCCGGGCTTACGCCTTCGTCAACCACCTTGGCCAAGGTCTGCTCGACCAGAGCCTCCAGATCGTCGCGGCGGCCCGGCTCACTGCCCTCGATACCGCAGACGAAGGTCATCTCACGATTAGAATCCTCAAGCCCGCACATGGGCGACGGTGCATGACCGATGTCTGTGGTTTCAAGCGCCCGCATCATTGGTGAGGCACTGTTCTCAAACAGCACAGACGCCAGCAACTGAGCTTCAAGGTTCTCCTGCAGATCGAAGCTGTGCCCAAGCAGCCACCCCATGACAATGTGGGTTTTAGCCTCAGTGTCTTCGCCCTCGCTGACCGCATAGCCCTGCTCGACCCGCATCGGCGAGAACATGCGCTTTTCGTCGTGTACCGGAAGTTTGACTTCCTGGCGCTCAAAACGCTTCAGTGCCAGCTC
This window encodes:
- a CDS encoding pyruvate, water dikinase regulatory protein; the encoded protein is MKRTAFFISDGTGLTAEALGHALLAQFEKIEFERITVPYIDDEEKAREMVKRINTAAEIDGERPLVFDTIVNTAIREIVSDAKGFMVDIFGTFLNPLERELNSSSSYSVGKSHAINNVSSYERRIHAVNFALDNDDGARTRHYDEADLILIGASRSGKTPTCLYLALQYGIKAANYPITEEDLDDQKMPSALRSHKQKLFGLTIQPERLATIRNERRPNSRYSSMQQCMHEVEEIELMYKRERIPYLNTTAYSVEEISTRIMVSTGLKRHR
- a CDS encoding insulinase family protein, which encodes MAAVTDNAIHPAFEKLRSHRISTLNLDIEEYRHKKTGARHLHLAADNDENVFFVALRTFPMDSTGVAHVLEHTALCGSERFPVRDPFFMMIRRSLNTFMNAFTSSDWTAYPFASMNRKDFDNLLTVYLDSVFFSKLDPLDFAQEGHRLEFEKPDDPSSELVYRGVVYNEMKGAMSAPTSQLWQNLSSHLFQTTTYHYNSGGEPDHIVDLSYDDLVKFYRHHYHPSNAIFATYGNIPAHEHHEKFEELALKRFERQEVKLPVHDEKRMFSPMRVEQGYAVSEGEDTEAKTHIVMGWLLGHSFDLQENLEAQLLASVLFENSASPMMRALETTDIGHAPSPMCGLEDSNREMTFVCGIEGSEPGRRDDLEALVEQTLAKVVDEGVSPERLEAILHQLELHQREIAGDGFPYGLQLIMQAISPMVHGGDPVELLDLEPVLATLREKIKDPEYVPSLIRRKLLENPHRVTLTLRPDEKLEGAHQIALRESLAKRKASLTDDEVKLIVERAKALEERQLRKDDDSILPKVGLSDVPLQMPEPEGKYDPETGATLYARGTNGLVYQQIVLPVPALSEEELLLLPYYTTLISEVGCGELDYLQMQDRISAESGGIGASFLAKGQIDDVQAMSGYLIFSGKALARNSGELTQLLKDVYSGARFDEKERVREIIAQVRARREQAVTGSGHGLAMGAAAQGLSSGSWLSFRLGGLAGIRGTKELDKSLNDESALAQFCDSLAALHEKIRKQGRQFLLIGEEAQLAPMLDSVKTCWQGGNAQVEGDWSMKPVSYKTKEAWLTSTQVNFCAKAYATVAVDHPDAAALTVVGGFLRNGYLHRAIREKGGAYGGGAGQDSVNGVFRFFSYRDPRFAETLDDFDAALNWLCTETHEHQALEEAILGVIGQLDRPHSPAGAARHAFHNNLFGRTPEQRARFRERVLNVTLDEMRRVADTWLKPEDASVAVITSPDNRGVAEQLGLSIQEL